The Acidimicrobiales bacterium genome includes a region encoding these proteins:
- a CDS encoding alpha/beta hydrolase family protein codes for MRGHGCTSASRAKRDRHHVRILLPVGYDRGHHRYPVLYLLHGAGDTYTAWTTKTDVTAFSAGFPVIIVMPDAGHNSLAGWYSNWFDGTYQWETYHLGVLRSWVDHQLRTIVGDDAIAGLSMGGFGAMSYAARHPGMFRAAASFSGAVDTQYGAPASGVVFDQLRSQYGTPNEQVWGNQLADASTWAAHNPTALASRLAGTQLFIASGTGTPGGSQGEEPTNPGGYALENGIFQMNLQFVRALDSAGVPHHDDFYLGGMHDWPYWQADLHWALPQMVALLMRPH; via the coding sequence GTGCGTGGACACGGCTGTACCAGTGCCAGCCGGGCTAAACGTGACCGACATCACGTCAGGATCCTCCTGCCCGTCGGCTATGACCGTGGGCATCACCGGTACCCGGTGCTTTACCTCCTGCATGGCGCGGGCGACACCTACACGGCGTGGACAACGAAGACCGATGTCACCGCCTTCTCGGCGGGATTCCCCGTGATAATCGTGATGCCCGATGCCGGCCATAATTCGCTTGCCGGGTGGTACTCGAACTGGTTCGACGGCACTTATCAATGGGAGACGTACCACTTGGGAGTGCTTAGGTCGTGGGTCGACCACCAACTGCGGACAATTGTCGGCGACGATGCCATTGCAGGGCTGTCGATGGGAGGCTTCGGCGCCATGAGCTACGCGGCGCGCCACCCCGGGATGTTTCGGGCCGCCGCCAGCTTCTCGGGCGCAGTGGACACCCAATACGGTGCGCCGGCAAGCGGAGTCGTTTTCGACCAGCTCCGCAGTCAGTACGGTACGCCGAACGAGCAGGTGTGGGGCAATCAGCTGGCCGACGCTTCCACCTGGGCAGCCCACAATCCCACTGCGCTGGCCAGCCGGCTGGCGGGCACGCAGCTGTTCATCGCCTCGGGGACAGGGACGCCAGGTGGCAGTCAGGGGGAGGAGCCGACCAACCCGGGCGGATATGCCCTGGAGAACGGCATCTTCCAGATGAACCTCCAGTTCGTAAGGGCGTTGGACTCAGCGGGTGTACCACACCATGACGACTTCTATTTGGGCGGCATGCACGACTGGCCCTACTGGCAGGCTGACCTGCATTGGGCGCTGCCTCAAATGGTCGCGCTGCTCATGCGCCCGCACTGA
- a CDS encoding SRPBCC family protein, protein MFVVEATQEIDATAEDVLGLVMDIDRYRQVDHKIRRVRRLERHGDEVVASMWTRVRGVPAPATQRMRLTPRERIDVTNEPSWRDRLVEFHGEFICAPAPAGVRVTHRYSFNFKGAGRLFEPLLHSWLERDIEAEVTRMRTLLESGGA, encoded by the coding sequence ATGTTCGTCGTGGAAGCTACCCAAGAGATCGACGCCACGGCCGAGGACGTGCTCGGTCTGGTCATGGACATCGACCGCTACCGCCAAGTAGACCACAAGATTCGGCGAGTTCGCCGATTGGAGCGTCACGGCGATGAGGTCGTCGCCTCAATGTGGACACGAGTTAGAGGCGTGCCCGCGCCGGCCACCCAGCGCATGCGGCTCACACCGAGAGAGCGGATCGACGTCACCAACGAGCCGTCTTGGCGGGATCGACTCGTCGAGTTCCACGGCGAGTTCATCTGCGCGCCGGCGCCTGCCGGCGTGCGAGTGACCCATCGCTACAGCTTCAACTTCAAAGGAGCAGGCCGCTTGTTTGAGCCGCTCCTGCACAGCTGGCTAGAGCGGGACATCGAAGCCGAGGTGACCCGGATGCGGACGCTGTTGGAGTCCGGCGGCGCCTAG
- a CDS encoding ribokinase: MGSLPRVTVVGSANVDLVARCQRLPRPGETVSDAVFERFAGGKGANQAVAAARLGARTRFVGRIGSDDLVLRSLQWEGIDTSGVVRDEGASGVALILVDSDGANVIVVAPGANGRLEPGDIDVGEADVVICQQEIPTPVIAAAASGAPFFCLNAAPARGRLELEPDLLVVNRYEHEVVGSHRGLVALTLGAEGAVLLEAGKEVARAAPPSVEVVDGTGAGDAFCAALVVSLLEGRQRGEGLSRACAAGALAASRTGAQPSLPTTAEIDEVLGS; this comes from the coding sequence ATGGGGTCCTTGCCGCGGGTCACCGTCGTCGGGTCGGCGAACGTCGACCTCGTCGCCCGCTGCCAGCGGCTACCGCGGCCGGGCGAGACGGTCAGCGATGCCGTCTTCGAGCGCTTTGCAGGAGGGAAGGGAGCGAACCAGGCCGTCGCTGCGGCGCGGCTGGGCGCCCGTACGAGATTTGTCGGCCGCATCGGAAGCGACGACCTCGTGCTGCGCTCGCTGCAGTGGGAGGGCATCGACACTAGCGGCGTCGTGCGCGACGAGGGGGCGAGCGGCGTCGCCCTGATCCTCGTCGACAGCGACGGAGCCAACGTCATCGTCGTGGCGCCGGGGGCGAACGGGCGCCTCGAGCCGGGCGACATCGACGTGGGGGAGGCTGACGTGGTCATCTGCCAGCAGGAGATCCCTACCCCGGTGATCGCCGCCGCGGCCTCGGGGGCGCCCTTCTTCTGTTTGAACGCTGCACCGGCCCGCGGCCGCCTCGAGCTCGAACCCGACCTGCTCGTGGTCAACCGTTACGAGCACGAGGTTGTCGGCAGTCACAGAGGGCTCGTCGCGCTCACGCTCGGGGCCGAGGGGGCGGTGCTGCTCGAGGCCGGGAAGGAGGTGGCCCGCGCCGCTCCGCCCTCGGTCGAGGTGGTGGACGGCACCGGAGCCGGCGACGCCTTCTGCGCTGCCCTCGTCGTATCTCTTCTCGAAGGTCGGCAGCGCGGAGAAGGCCTCAGCCGGGCCTGCGCCGCTGGTGCGCTTGCCGCCTCGCGCACCGGAGCACAGCCGTCCTTGCCCACAACTGCCGAGATAGACGAGGTGCTCGGCTCATGA